The following proteins come from a genomic window of Anaerobutyricum hallii:
- a CDS encoding pyridoxamine kinase, translating into MKRQKRVAVINDVTGFGRCSAAVAQPIISAMKIQCCVMPTAILSVHTGFPNYFLQDYTPYLETYMNSWEETGIEFDGITTGFIGSKEQIGLVVEFFKKFKKENTLAVVDPVMGDYGKLYSSYTDDMCLEMKKLLPYADVLTPNLTEACRILDLDYHKVDLSEEGLEAICEALSEMGPDRIVITGLQQGDLIFNYIFEKDKTSELLSTRKIGGDRSGTGDVFSSIVTGALVQGQDFKTAVKRAVTFLDKAIAYTAQMGLPWNYGICFEEYLEEI; encoded by the coding sequence ATGAAGCGACAGAAAAGGGTAGCGGTAATTAATGATGTGACAGGGTTTGGCAGATGTTCTGCTGCTGTGGCACAGCCGATTATTTCTGCGATGAAGATACAGTGTTGTGTAATGCCGACAGCAATTTTGTCTGTGCATACAGGATTTCCGAACTATTTTTTACAGGATTATACGCCATATCTTGAGACATATATGAATAGTTGGGAAGAAACCGGTATTGAATTTGATGGAATTACGACAGGATTTATTGGTTCAAAAGAACAGATCGGACTAGTTGTCGAATTTTTTAAAAAATTTAAAAAAGAGAATACATTGGCTGTAGTTGATCCGGTAATGGGAGATTACGGGAAGTTGTATTCTTCTTATACGGATGATATGTGTCTGGAGATGAAGAAACTTCTTCCTTATGCGGATGTGCTTACTCCAAATCTTACAGAAGCATGTCGTATCCTTGATCTGGATTATCATAAGGTGGATTTGTCAGAAGAAGGTTTGGAGGCAATCTGTGAGGCATTAAGTGAAATGGGACCGGACCGGATTGTGATTACCGGACTGCAGCAGGGGGATTTGATTTTTAATTATATTTTTGAGAAAGATAAAACTTCGGAGCTGTTGTCTACAAGAAAAATTGGTGGAGACCGTTCTGGAACAGGTGATGTTTTTTCTTCTATTGTAACGGGAGCCTTAGTGCAGGGACAGGATTTTAAAACTGCGGTGAAAAGAGCAGTAACTTTTCTTGACAAAGCCATTGCTTATACAGCACAGATGGGATTGCCATGGAATTACGGAATATGTTTTGAAGAATATTTAGAGGAGATTTAG
- a CDS encoding TatD family nuclease-associated radical SAM protein, translating to MILYTVKNGVYYNLEDFKEDLSDLGENGFPNKIYINMTNRCSCSCTFCLRSLKEFNEHNSLWLKEEPSVELVKELFSKYDWSHVAEIIFCGFGEPTMRFDDVVEVARWLKSIHPDIPLRINTNGLSDLVFGEPTASRLAGIFDTVSISLNSSTAQKYLDVTRNRFGLASYDAMLSFAKACQRYVPNVVMTVVDVIGAEEVADCQKVCDTHGLQLRVRPYEAN from the coding sequence ATGATTTTATATACAGTAAAAAATGGTGTTTATTATAATTTAGAAGATTTTAAAGAGGATTTATCAGATCTTGGAGAGAATGGATTCCCGAATAAGATTTATATTAATATGACAAATCGATGCTCTTGTTCTTGTACATTTTGTTTAAGAAGTTTAAAAGAATTTAATGAACATAACAGTTTATGGCTTAAGGAAGAACCATCGGTAGAATTAGTAAAAGAATTGTTTTCAAAATATGACTGGTCTCATGTAGCAGAAATTATTTTCTGTGGTTTTGGAGAACCGACCATGCGCTTTGATGATGTAGTGGAAGTGGCTCGGTGGTTAAAGAGTATACATCCGGATATTCCGTTACGTATCAATACGAATGGTTTATCCGATTTGGTGTTCGGAGAACCGACTGCAAGTCGACTTGCAGGAATTTTTGATACAGTTTCGATCAGTTTAAATTCTTCTACCGCACAGAAATACCTTGATGTAACAAGAAATCGCTTTGGTCTGGCCTCTTATGATGCCATGTTAAGTTTTGCAAAAGCATGTCAGCGCTATGTTCCGAATGTAGTGATGACAGTTGTTGATGTAATTGGTGCCGAAGAAGTTGCAGATTGTCAGAAAGTCTGCGATACACATGGTCTTCAGCTTCGCGTGCGTCCATACGAGGCAAATTAA